One Leucobacter muris DNA segment encodes these proteins:
- a CDS encoding homoserine dehydrogenase: MRVAVTGARGGYGRTLLAQLRHVSDQTAAVLVDPDTAGVRQMLLELGCAEDGMTVTDDRAAAEAAVHAGRIALVPGAEALPWGAVDVLVEATGRVDVGTAYAVRAIEHGVHVVMVSKEIETVAGIALHRRAAAAGVSYLPGDGDQPANLLRLLDWIERVGLEVVACGKSSEYDLVLDPATGRVRQLDVEIDAPSLAELLELGDDAAATLAARAEAVTGLKRSAAADSCEMTVVSQYSGYLADTESMHYPVARPDELADIYAERERGGLIAEPGAVDVFSMLRLPGEASFAGGVFAVVRTGDPVTWELLRSKGHVVSRDGSHACIYWPYHAMGVETPLTIAAATGRGAVAPQIPRAPAPHTLLAARASRDLASGTRLAVEGHHHEVAGVAPVMLPGSEARRGAAAYYLLGGATLRRDIAAGELIGLDDLDGVAPVALDAFADGFLRP; the protein is encoded by the coding sequence GTGCGCGTCGCCGTCACCGGGGCGCGCGGCGGCTACGGGCGCACGCTGCTCGCGCAGCTGCGGCACGTGAGCGACCAGACCGCCGCCGTGCTCGTCGACCCCGACACCGCCGGCGTGCGGCAGATGCTGCTCGAACTCGGCTGCGCCGAGGACGGCATGACCGTCACCGACGATCGAGCCGCGGCCGAAGCCGCGGTGCACGCGGGACGCATCGCCCTCGTCCCGGGCGCCGAGGCACTGCCCTGGGGCGCCGTCGACGTGCTCGTGGAGGCCACCGGCCGCGTCGACGTGGGCACCGCCTACGCGGTGCGGGCGATCGAGCACGGCGTGCACGTGGTGATGGTGAGCAAGGAGATCGAGACCGTCGCCGGCATCGCCCTCCACCGACGGGCAGCCGCGGCGGGCGTGAGCTACCTGCCCGGCGACGGCGACCAGCCCGCCAACCTGCTGCGCCTGCTCGACTGGATCGAGCGGGTGGGGCTCGAGGTCGTGGCCTGCGGCAAGTCGAGCGAGTACGACCTCGTCCTCGATCCCGCCACCGGCCGGGTGCGGCAGCTCGACGTCGAGATCGACGCGCCGAGCCTCGCCGAGCTGCTCGAACTGGGCGACGACGCGGCGGCCACGCTCGCCGCGCGCGCCGAAGCCGTGACCGGCCTCAAGCGCTCCGCCGCCGCCGACTCCTGCGAGATGACCGTGGTCTCGCAGTACTCCGGATACCTCGCCGACACCGAGTCGATGCACTACCCCGTCGCGCGCCCCGACGAGCTCGCCGACATCTACGCCGAGCGCGAGCGCGGCGGCCTGATCGCCGAGCCCGGCGCCGTCGACGTCTTCTCCATGCTGCGCCTGCCCGGCGAGGCGAGCTTCGCCGGCGGCGTCTTCGCCGTCGTGCGCACGGGCGATCCCGTGACCTGGGAGCTGCTGCGCAGCAAGGGCCACGTGGTCAGCCGCGACGGATCCCACGCCTGCATCTACTGGCCCTACCACGCGATGGGCGTCGAGACGCCGCTCACCATCGCCGCAGCAACCGGCCGCGGCGCCGTCGCGCCGCAGATCCCGCGCGCCCCCGCGCCCCACACCCTCCTCGCGGCCCGCGCCAGCCGCGACCTCGCCTCGGGCACCCGCCTCGCGGTCGAGGGCCACCACCACGAGGTGGCCGGGGTCGCACCGGTCATGCTGCCGGGATCCGAGGCGCGACGCGGCGCTGCCGCCTACTACCTGCTCGGAGGCGCAACCCTGCGCCGCGACATCGCCGCGGGCGAGCTCATCGGACTCGACGACCTCGACGGCGTCGCACCCGTCGCGCTCGACGCCTTCGCCGACGGGTTCCTCCGCCCCTGA
- a CDS encoding MFS transporter: MNRADSAVASEAAPRRTRPTNIRWSVIVILFLFYTVNCIDRASLSVALPTISAEFLLEPAVQGLILSAFFWTYCLFQIPGGLAADKFGPRGVIGVAAAIWGAFTAFAGLAWNAVTLIIARLGLGAFEAPYMPSASKLVSKWMPPKRRASGVTLIDSGAPLGSALGGLIVAGLITTTGSWRWSFVIIGLATILIGVGVYLYVRNTPGEHKLVNRAEEELIRTNEGELVVEEERPGVSRATLVWMVVGRMGWAMVFWGLVTWGPNYLTNARGLDLAAMGFATFLIFLCGAAGEILSGLLADYLQKRMNRNRAFKILFGGSGALSLIALAMLPFVSDPGTAVTLLCIGVFFNLFGGLYWTIPGMLAKPDKVGLVGGVMNFAGTSSGIIVPIVAGLLVQFTGGYTAVLVYLAICAAVYLVGSLSIDFEGKKQPKAAVHV; encoded by the coding sequence ATGAATCGCGCAGACAGCGCTGTCGCAAGCGAGGCGGCCCCCCGCCGCACCCGGCCGACCAACATCCGCTGGTCGGTCATCGTCATCCTGTTCCTCTTCTACACGGTGAACTGCATCGACCGCGCCTCCCTCTCGGTCGCCCTGCCCACGATCAGCGCCGAGTTCCTGCTCGAGCCGGCCGTTCAGGGCCTGATCCTCTCGGCCTTCTTCTGGACCTACTGCCTCTTCCAGATCCCCGGCGGCCTGGCCGCCGACAAGTTCGGGCCCCGCGGGGTCATCGGCGTCGCGGCCGCGATCTGGGGCGCCTTCACCGCCTTCGCCGGCCTCGCCTGGAACGCGGTCACCCTCATCATCGCCCGCCTCGGCCTCGGCGCGTTCGAGGCGCCCTACATGCCCTCGGCCAGCAAGCTCGTGTCCAAGTGGATGCCCCCGAAGCGCCGCGCCTCGGGCGTCACGCTCATCGACTCCGGCGCGCCCCTCGGCTCCGCGCTGGGCGGTCTCATCGTCGCCGGCCTGATCACTACCACCGGCTCGTGGCGCTGGTCGTTCGTGATCATCGGCCTCGCCACGATCCTCATCGGCGTGGGCGTGTACCTCTACGTGCGCAACACCCCGGGCGAGCACAAGCTCGTCAACCGCGCCGAGGAAGAGCTGATCCGCACCAACGAGGGCGAGCTCGTCGTCGAGGAGGAGCGCCCCGGCGTGAGCCGCGCCACCCTCGTGTGGATGGTCGTCGGCCGCATGGGCTGGGCGATGGTCTTCTGGGGTCTCGTCACCTGGGGCCCGAACTACCTCACCAACGCCCGAGGCCTCGACCTCGCCGCGATGGGCTTCGCGACCTTCCTCATCTTCCTCTGCGGCGCCGCGGGCGAGATCCTCAGCGGCCTGCTCGCCGACTACCTGCAGAAGCGCATGAACCGCAACCGCGCGTTCAAGATCCTCTTCGGCGGCTCCGGCGCCCTCAGCCTCATCGCCCTCGCCATGCTGCCCTTCGTCTCCGACCCCGGCACCGCGGTCACGCTGCTCTGCATCGGCGTGTTCTTCAACCTCTTCGGCGGCCTCTACTGGACCATCCCGGGCATGCTCGCGAAGCCCGACAAGGTCGGCCTCGTCGGCGGCGTCATGAACTTCGCCGGCACCTCCTCGGGCATCATCGTGCCGATCGTCGCGGGCCTGCTCGTGCAGTTCACCGGCGGCTACACCGCGGTGCTCGTCTACCTCGCGATCTGCGCGGCCGTCTACCTCGTCGGCTCGCTCTCGATCGACTTCGAGGGCAAGAAGCAGCCGAAGGCCGCCGTCCATGTCTGA
- a CDS encoding amidohydrolase family protein — MSDLYDGPVIDAHHHLWDLETNLYPWLEPGTLVPHRYGDYSAIKRSYRAADYLADIAGQGVVASVYMEAEWDPSDPLGETRYIHDVHAETGVPGAMVAQAWLDAPDAAEVLAAQASFPLVRSVRHKPGGPTSPQEVQQGVRTLMSDDAWRAGYARLAEHGLHFDLQTPWWNLPEAADLARDFPETTLVVNHSGVIASRDEPTLADWREALRTVAAVPNTVIKASGLCVEGREWATEDQRGPILDMVEIFGADRVMFGSNFPVDGMFADYAGLISTYRDVLAALAPEQQRAVFHGTAERVYRPQPITAG; from the coding sequence ATGTCTGATCTCTACGACGGACCCGTCATCGACGCCCACCATCACCTGTGGGACCTCGAGACCAACCTCTACCCCTGGCTCGAGCCCGGCACTCTCGTGCCGCACCGCTACGGCGACTACTCGGCGATCAAGCGCAGCTACCGCGCCGCCGACTACCTCGCGGACATCGCGGGGCAGGGCGTCGTGGCATCGGTGTACATGGAGGCCGAGTGGGATCCGAGCGACCCCCTGGGCGAGACCCGCTACATCCACGACGTGCACGCGGAGACCGGCGTGCCGGGAGCCATGGTCGCCCAGGCCTGGCTCGACGCGCCCGATGCCGCCGAGGTGCTCGCCGCGCAGGCCTCCTTCCCCCTCGTGCGCAGCGTGCGCCACAAGCCGGGAGGCCCGACCTCGCCGCAGGAGGTGCAGCAGGGCGTGCGCACGCTCATGAGCGACGACGCCTGGCGCGCCGGCTACGCGAGGCTCGCCGAGCACGGGCTGCACTTCGACCTGCAGACCCCGTGGTGGAATCTGCCCGAGGCGGCCGACCTGGCGCGCGACTTCCCGGAGACCACCCTCGTGGTCAACCACTCCGGCGTGATCGCGTCGCGCGACGAGCCGACGCTCGCCGACTGGCGCGAGGCGCTGCGCACTGTCGCGGCCGTGCCGAACACGGTGATCAAGGCATCGGGGCTGTGCGTCGAGGGTCGGGAGTGGGCGACGGAGGATCAGCGCGGACCGATCCTCGACATGGTCGAGATCTTCGGCGCCGACCGGGTGATGTTCGGCAGCAACTTCCCGGTCGACGGCATGTTCGCCGACTACGCCGGGCTCATCTCGACGTACCGCGACGTGCTCGCCGCGCTCGCCCCCGAGCAGCAGCGCGCGGTGTTCCACGGCACCGCCGAGCGCGTCTACCGGCCGCAGCCCATCACCGCCGGCTGA
- a CDS encoding DeoR/GlpR family DNA-binding transcription regulator translates to MSAQEESEVRVIPDQRRETLLRALHREKVLSVHQLTDLLGVSHMTVRRDIAALEREGQALSVPGGVKLATNISTEPSRQHKSLLQTAEKQAIARDAAALVQDDMVLYLDAGTTTLAMLPELAARKNLTVVTNDFVIVEALGAVGASTIHIGGFVDHTNRSTVGTLATRILEQLNLDIAFISASSWSLKHGVTTPVPTKVDVKRAVMAAATDRVLLVDSTKYGQYSAYRVAALADFDTIVTDAGLSEAAVAAIRDRNVDLRLAETRGD, encoded by the coding sequence ATGTCTGCGCAGGAGGAGAGCGAGGTTCGGGTGATCCCCGATCAGCGACGAGAGACCCTGCTGCGCGCGCTGCACCGCGAGAAGGTGCTCAGCGTGCACCAGCTGACCGACCTGCTCGGGGTCTCGCACATGACCGTGCGTCGCGACATCGCGGCGCTTGAGCGCGAAGGGCAGGCCCTCTCGGTGCCCGGCGGGGTGAAACTCGCCACGAACATCTCGACCGAGCCCTCGCGGCAGCACAAGTCGCTGCTGCAGACGGCCGAGAAGCAGGCCATCGCCCGAGACGCGGCCGCGCTCGTGCAAGACGACATGGTGCTCTACCTCGACGCGGGCACCACCACGCTCGCGATGCTGCCCGAGCTGGCCGCACGCAAGAACCTCACCGTCGTCACCAACGACTTCGTGATCGTCGAGGCTCTGGGCGCCGTCGGAGCGAGCACCATCCACATCGGGGGCTTCGTCGACCACACCAACCGCTCGACCGTCGGCACGCTCGCCACTCGCATCCTCGAGCAGCTCAACCTCGACATCGCCTTCATCAGCGCGTCCTCGTGGAGCCTGAAGCACGGCGTCACCACCCCCGTGCCGACGAAGGTCGACGTGAAGCGCGCCGTGATGGCCGCCGCGACGGATCGTGTGCTGCTCGTCGACTCGACGAAGTACGGCCAGTACAGCGCCTACCGGGTGGCGGCCCTCGCCGACTTCGACACCATCGTCACCGACGCGGGGCTCAGCGAGGCGGCGGTCGCCGCGATCCGGGATCGCAACGTGGACCTGCGCCTCGCCGAGACCCGCGGAGACTGA
- a CDS encoding ABC transporter permease: MSGSRMVRSLSSEWRKVLATKMWWILAIVIAAYSAMIASMFAFMFGAMGDALAGAGPGAPELPAQDAANMVYSSVSTFGYVVPLLLGALAATGELRHRTLGLTFTLEPRRGLVLLSKTLVLVVFGVALGAAGLLGAVGAGAGVTAATGGDPMLGSPESWAVIGRVLAALGIWAIIGFGIGVLVRSQAIAIVIALVFTQFVEPLLRTGAQFWEWSAQVAKFLPGAATDSFVGASVMSSLSSLDPSAPQGSSALGIWAGLAVLVAYAAVSIAAGWALRWRRDVI, translated from the coding sequence ATGAGCGGATCGCGCATGGTTCGCAGCCTGTCGTCCGAGTGGCGCAAGGTGCTCGCGACCAAGATGTGGTGGATCCTCGCGATCGTGATCGCGGCCTACTCCGCGATGATCGCCTCGATGTTCGCGTTCATGTTCGGCGCGATGGGCGACGCACTCGCGGGGGCGGGCCCGGGAGCGCCCGAGCTGCCCGCGCAGGACGCCGCCAACATGGTCTACTCGTCGGTGTCGACCTTCGGCTACGTGGTGCCGCTGCTGCTCGGCGCGCTCGCGGCGACCGGCGAGCTGCGCCACCGCACGCTCGGGCTCACCTTCACACTCGAACCGCGCCGGGGGCTCGTGCTGCTGAGCAAGACGCTGGTGCTGGTGGTCTTCGGCGTCGCGCTGGGCGCGGCCGGGCTCCTCGGCGCCGTCGGGGCGGGGGCCGGTGTGACCGCCGCGACCGGCGGCGATCCGATGCTCGGCTCGCCCGAGTCGTGGGCGGTGATCGGCCGCGTGCTGGCGGCGCTCGGGATCTGGGCGATCATCGGGTTCGGCATCGGCGTGCTCGTTCGCAGTCAGGCCATCGCGATCGTGATCGCGCTCGTCTTCACCCAGTTCGTCGAACCGCTGCTGCGCACGGGGGCGCAGTTCTGGGAGTGGAGCGCGCAGGTCGCGAAGTTCCTGCCCGGGGCGGCGACCGACTCGTTCGTGGGGGCGAGTGTGATGAGCAGCCTCTCGTCGCTCGACCCCTCGGCTCCGCAGGGATCGAGCGCGCTCGGCATCTGGGCCGGCCTCGCCGTGCTCGTCGCGTACGCGGCGGTGTCGATCGCGGCCGGCTGGGCGCTGCGCTGGCGGCGCGACGTGATCTAG
- a CDS encoding ABC transporter ATP-binding protein produces the protein MTQQAIPVEVARLSKRFGRVQAVNDLSFTAQPGRVTGFLGPNGSGKTTTLGMVLGLLRPDSGAATIGGAPYAALERPALTVGSALSASFHPAHTGRAHLDIVRRAIGVPVSRVDETLALVGLDGAADRKTGGYSLGMRQRLALAAALLGDPQVLLLDEPINGLDPEGIRWIRLFLQHLASEGKTVLLSSHLLSEVQQTVDDVVVIRRGELAFAGTLAELQHGDGERTVLVSAADRPGLAQALQRAGAQVHGVRGETMRVSGLEPDAVGEVALAAGIALSHLSVEESELEQSFLELIEGGATDRAPAQAAGGATAPTAAASMEGGAR, from the coding sequence ATGACCCAGCAGGCGATACCCGTCGAGGTCGCGCGCCTCTCGAAGCGCTTCGGCCGCGTGCAGGCCGTGAACGACCTCAGCTTCACCGCGCAGCCGGGCCGCGTGACCGGCTTCCTCGGCCCGAACGGCTCGGGCAAGACCACCACACTCGGCATGGTGCTCGGGCTGCTTCGCCCCGACTCCGGCGCCGCCACCATCGGCGGCGCGCCCTACGCCGCGCTCGAACGCCCCGCCCTCACCGTGGGCTCGGCGCTCTCGGCCAGCTTCCACCCGGCGCACACCGGCCGCGCGCACCTCGACATCGTGCGACGCGCGATCGGCGTGCCGGTCTCGCGCGTCGACGAGACCCTCGCGCTCGTGGGCCTCGACGGAGCCGCCGACCGCAAGACCGGCGGCTACTCCCTCGGCATGCGACAGCGGCTGGCGCTCGCGGCGGCACTGCTCGGCGACCCGCAGGTGCTGCTGCTCGACGAGCCGATCAACGGCCTCGATCCCGAGGGCATCCGCTGGATCCGACTCTTCCTGCAGCACCTCGCGAGCGAGGGCAAGACGGTGCTGCTGTCATCGCACCTGCTGAGCGAGGTGCAGCAGACCGTCGACGACGTGGTCGTGATCCGCCGCGGCGAGCTCGCCTTCGCGGGTACGCTGGCCGAGCTGCAGCACGGCGACGGCGAACGCACCGTGCTGGTCTCGGCCGCGGATCGGCCGGGCCTCGCGCAGGCGTTGCAGCGGGCGGGCGCCCAGGTGCACGGCGTGCGGGGCGAGACGATGCGCGTGAGCGGCCTCGAACCCGACGCCGTCGGCGAGGTCGCACTCGCGGCGGGGATCGCCCTCTCCCACCTCAGCGTCGAGGAGAGCGAGCTCGAGCAGAGCTTCCTCGAATTGATCGAGGGCGGCGCAACCGACCGGGCGCCTGCTCAGGCGGCCGGGGGCGCGACCGCCCCGACGGCCGCCGCTTCGATGGAAGGGGGTGCACGATGA